The following proteins come from a genomic window of Deltaproteobacteria bacterium:
- a CDS encoding PadR family transcriptional regulator: MKLTEASYWKSLINIGFTKILVLKVLSEGPNHGYGILKELQSMTNGCCTPTLGTIYPILKELTKQGYTEVSEEQQLKGAQKRRVYALTPSGVEAYRAALDAWRSSIPYIYKAIECDDSVSVEKMKRRLAVK, translated from the coding sequence ATGAAACTTACAGAAGCAAGTTACTGGAAATCACTGATCAATATCGGTTTCACCAAGATCCTGGTCCTCAAGGTACTGTCTGAGGGGCCTAACCATGGCTACGGGATCTTGAAGGAACTCCAGTCGATGACTAACGGCTGCTGTACGCCCACATTGGGAACTATTTATCCAATCCTCAAGGAATTGACGAAACAGGGTTATACGGAAGTCAGCGAAGAGCAGCAACTCAAGGGTGCTCAGAAGAGGCGGGTCTATGCCCTGACACCTTCGGGAGTTGAGGCCTACCGCGCGGCGCTCGATGCGTGGCGCTCTTCAATTCCCTATATTTACAAGGCGATAGAATGCGATGATTCCGTTTCTGTTGAAAAGATGAAAAGGCGTCTCGCCGTGAAATAG
- a CDS encoding DUF2703 domain-containing protein, with translation MTTPSQEAKENALLSAPTIRLNGRDIAHDIRESICESCGDLTDNNTRLDCREWHYCGKVYFAALLSLLSKRL, from the coding sequence TTGACAACGCCGTCCCAAGAAGCGAAGGAGAATGCCCTGTTGAGTGCACCGACGATACGGCTGAATGGCCGGGATATCGCCCATGACATCCGCGAATCGATATGCGAGTCCTGCGGGGATCTTACCGATAACAACACCAGGCTTGACTGTCGTGAATGGCATTACTGCGGCAAGGTTTACTTTGCAGCGCTGTTGTCCCTGCTGTCGAAGCGATTATGA